The segment AGGGGGCAGACAGGGACAGGAGACGAGGAAAAGGAATAAAGGAAAGGGTGATGAACAAAGGACAGCGGTGTAGAGGGGAAAGAAAAATGTCTCACCTCGAGGACAAAAACTCCACAGTCGCTGTCATTTTTCTGCTGAGGAATACCCTGAGGAGTCAACAAGTCACAGTCACACAGGGGACAAAAGCTGTCATAGTTACAGCTTCTGGACTGAGATGTCTCTTTATGTATGTATTAACCGTACATTCATACAACTAAATTATATGTTGGACTTTGCAATGAAATAGTGATTATGAAAGAGTTTCTAGGAAAAAGAATAACAGCAGTAACCTGATTACTGTTATGAGTTTACATGGTAACCAGACGTAACTCCTGAGTCCAGCAACGGCAATAAGGACAACAAAATATGTTAGTTCACACATTTGTATTAATAAACACTGATTTCCGTGTCCTGCAGCTATGTTACAATTATTTGGGCACCTTTAACAGATATTTTAGTTGTTGTATTTACATTATAGGTGAGCTCAGCATGAGCATAAAGTCAGGGTTCAGCGTTACCTTGATGATGGTGATCTTCCAGCCTTTCAGGAAAgctgtctgttgcttctctCTGGCTTCAGACTGAAGGTACTTCATAATGTTCTGAcagggaaacaaacacacacacacacacacacacacacacacacacacaggacagcgTTATACTACAGAGGAAATAGTGCCAAGGACTAGCATTATCCCAGCAGCACAAATTTCCACATTTCTACTGTGAGACATGATGAATACATTTATCAAACAGtttcagcacattttaattttaattgagTGTTGGAATAGTTATAAGGAAGAGAAAGTGGAGGGTAAGGACAGCTGAAGGAGACACTCCTCAGTCTATTAAGCAGATGGTGAGAATATGAGCTAAATTTAAACATGACATGTCTGGTTTGGTGTCAGACTGTCCACCATATCTTTAACTACATGCCAGCCTACCTACACTGATGGACTGCATGATGGTTTCTGCTTGTTAGGGGGTCGGACTGTAAGGGATGGTATCCAATCTGATTGATAGTTTCATCCTTTCCTTTCACAAAAACTTTCCCATAATAAATACTGATGAAATTTCAGTTTGTACAGCTGTCAGATATGCTACATATAAGCAAGTATGCAGACAATTAATGATTATCAAACCAAGGTTATTAtggaaaacaaaactaaatttgGAATAAGAACATTTATGTTAAgtgaaatagaaataaaaactagactttagggaaaaacaaaaaactttctGAATTAATATTGAGTACTtacaaaactaaataaaacaaaaattaaaacaaaacaaaacaaaataaaatagaattaaattaaatacagaaaatgcaTAGACTGTATGAGATGTTTTTAGCAtagtagtattagtattagGACTAAAGTCAAAGCTGTTTTACAACATTTGTGTTCAAGTAATTTTGACGAAACACAACAAGCTGGCCAGAGATTTGTCTTTCAAGCATTAATCCacaaattaatgttttaaagtatCAATTATCAAATCTAAACAATTAAAGTTTGTTCTGCTTCATTACAGCGATGTGatgaaaaatctgaatttcTAGAAAAAATTGCTGCAACTTCTGACTATCTGCTATTACTGACATCAAATTGTGAAAACTTTTTATCTCATCTCATGTAGCCTCTCTCCAGGAATAAATGGTTCAATAATGTATCAGAGCAGAGAGTTGGACTGCTTGTTTGTTCTGCAGAGAttcaaaatcaccaaaaaaaatctgaaacaatGAGGTACGACCCCAAAGACATCAACATGCACGGAGGCACTCACATCTGTGGTGTGTCTGAAGACGATGCCTTGGCTGTCATAGTAACTGATGGTtttggttgccatggtgaccgTGATGAGAGACCAGTGGATTTCTAAATGTATGGGAAATAGCAGCAGCCACTTGGAGAACAGGTCGACCTGAAATAATCCCACAaatgaacacagacacaaattagATATCTGGGATACTAAACGTTGTAGGTGTCTATTACAGTCAGATTATCAGACAATACCTGGTTTATATGTGACCTACAGGACAAACAGGTTTTTCAGCATTTCTCTTTGACACCAGATAACTTTCCGACCTCATTTACTGGCACGGCTGAACAGCAAGGTGGTTGGAAACGGTGATTTCAAAAATGACTGATCATATTTCATgacatacttttactttatgTTGTTCACTTACTAAATGTAGACTGTGGTTGCCAACAGTGGCAACCAGACCACCGTAAAAAAGGGCTGACATTGAAATCTAGTTTCCTGCAGCACCTGGGAAACAGCTGCTGTCAAGCCTCGAGTCAGAGAGGCAAATTAAAAACCAGAAATAAAACAGTGACATTAAAGTTCAGCTATTAGCAATGCTGTCAAAACAACTGAGAAATGCTAAAACTCCAAACCGTGTCATCTTTCTACTTACTTTCTTAGTCCATCTCTTTACGCCTTCGTAACCCTTGGCAACCAGCTGCTTGTGGAAAAAGCTGTTGAAGAAATGAACctgagagagaaataaaaacaatgcattacacagtcaaaatttaatttattatttagtaaataaaacatgtctAAGAATCTAACTATTATGTCAAGAGTCTCAAAACAAATGATACAATTTCTTAACTCCTACAGTGAccctttttatatttaataaatCCTATTATATAGCCTCTTTTCCTATGTTAAGCATACAACCACCATCATATACCTTGTGTTGTGTTGCCTCCATGATGAGCTCTCCATACATGTTGATAATCTAAACAGACAGTAGAACAAAGTTTCAGTATTAGAGTATTCAAACAACTTTGACTTTTTGCTCTTCTGGCTGCTCAACCCTTTGTCCTTTTTTACCTGGTCATTAAGCCAGTTCTGTTCCTCCAGCGTGCCCAGGTCCTCCagactcagtgtgtgtttgttatacGTCACCATGAAGCCCGCGACAGGAGCAGAGGCCAGTGCCGCCCTGTACCGAGTCATCTCCCCTTTGATGTCCAGTCCCCTAAAACAACAAGAGGAGAAATGCAGTAGAAATTTTTAGACAAACCTCTGAAGTGTTTATTGTATCGACAAGGACATTACAAAGAACACGACTCAGATAAGAGATGCCACAAGGTCAgagataaaaaataacaatcCAAATAAAGGAAGATAGGAGTTTTTAATGGAAAATAAACAGCTCGAGTGTGATGGTTATTCAGGCGCCCCTGCTTCCACACAGATTCTTCTGGTTGCTGTTGTAACATTAGAATAATCTGACGACTGCCCTTTGACATAACATGACGTATTTACTGTAAATAACACACAATGTCAAGTTGATCATAACAGTAAATAATTCCCAGCACACAGTAAACGATGCATTATTGGTTCACTGTCCATGTTTCAGTGACCATATTCTGATCAGCTGAAAGCATCTGATGCTGTTTGCATGAACTGTTTCCCCTGTATGACTGGATTAATGTGTGGTTGAGGCTTagtgcagaaacatacatataAAACCTCAAGCATTCAAGCAGaccgtgtgtgtgcgtgcgtgtgtgtgtggagacttACTTGTTGCTGAGGTCAGAGTTGCCGTTCTTCTTCAGGTATTCCAGGACATCAGTCTCACTGAGAGGAATGAAACTGCCATACTTCATGTAGAAACTCTCCAAAAACTCTGAAAGAGAGGACATCATTGTCACTGAATCTTATGATCTGTTAGCTAAATATTATAGACaagttcttgtttggaggataAGCAGTTTGGTTTTCTCTGGCATTAAAAGCCAAACTCATAATACTGATTCTGAGTCCATTGCTGCTCATGTGTTCAGGCCTGTGAGCTAAATAATTGCTTGTTTGTGTCAAAGCTGCAGGCCTGTTTATTACTTGTAAACATTAGTGATGCCTTTAAGATGTTGCTCctggacaaaaacacaaacatttattttaagagaACAGAAAAATTCTATCCCTATTTCTGATTGATGAATATCTTATGTGAGCCAGGATTGAGCTTAACTCAGGTCTGTCCTGAGAGCTAAAATATTTCTTGGACTTCTGGACACCAGCTAAGAAACTGTCTCGACAAAAAACTATCATGGAAGAGGCCACATTTTATGAATGTCATATGATAGAAAAAGTGCTACCCTCTgcactttcttttttcagtttgtGCGTAAAAAGATAAATGATTTACCATGCCTCATATATTAACTGAGAACACATCTTACCGTGGATCATTTCTGTAAGCTGCTCCAGGCTTTCTGAGTCCTGCTTTTCCCCATCCATCTCTTGTCCGTTTGTTTTTTCAGACTGTTCTTTGCCCCTCGCTTCTTCCATCCCCTCCCAGGTTCCAGGCTGACAGTACAGCCTGTGGTCTCTTAATGCCCAGCTGTGCTGCACGCTGTTCACTGTGATGGGGCCCTGGAATGGAGGAGCAACCAAATGAGATGTTTCCACCTCCATAAGTGTGGAGCTGTGGTCGGCATTTGTTGGTGCGGTTACATTTCCGTTGGAGAGAGTTACTGGCACAGACACTGAGTCGGTTTGGTCAGGAGTTTTGTCCACCTGCATCTCAGAGTCCAGATCGTGGGGAGATCCTGACCTCGAGGGAGGACCTGACAGCCCCCTGATAGAAATTAGtccatttttcatttcactcaTAATTATGTCACCATCCTTCTCCTCATCTGCAGGTTCGCTGTCACTCAGGTTTACAGTGTCTCCATTTCCAAATGTTGATTTAACTGAGCTGGGGTCAGTCCACTCTCCATGGTCCATCTTTGCATCTTTGTTTTGCCCCTGCTTCTGCACAAACACTAATGGAGCTGGCGCATCGATTTTAGAACTGATGACAACACCACCTAAACCTCCCCTCTTTATTCCACCCTCTATTTTAAATTTTGATGCAGGCGTAGCTCCTATAATTCCCCTCCCTCCActacctcctctccctcttaaTAGTAGTGCTCCCCTGCCTGCCATTCCGGACAATATCATCTCCACATTCCTGCAATCACCACCGCCTTTCCCCCCTGTCCCTTCCAACATGTCCTCCTTTTTCTGCACATCCTTTCTCTCTGGAGCAACATAGTTCCTTATTGGTCCATCCTGCAGGGAGTCTCTGACAGAGGGAGCAACAGACATTTGTGACAGAGTATCAGCCACCACTACAGTCTTTTGCACCTTTTCATGTCCGTCATCTTCATCCTCTGCTTCCTCTACCTTCTCCTTGGTCAAATCAAAGCACCTGACACGTGTCAGCTGGCCATCCACTTTCCTTTTTGGGGTGTCCCCGAGGTCCCTAATGGCCCCCCTCCCTCTCGCCCTtgccctccctctcccccttccTCTGCCTGAGGTTCTGACATCATGTCCTGTACTGTTGGGACCACAGCAGTCACAGGCTTTGGGTGTCCTCTTCCTACCTGAAGTACGGCCATTGACAGGGCCCTGAACAgcggcaggtgtgtgtgtagagggcCAGGCTGATGCTGGGGTTGAGTCAGGAGTAAGTGCTTTTCCTGTGGTTACAAGGGTGGGCTCAGGATCAGCAGGAGTCGGAGTAGAGGGCTGGGTCAAGTCTGAGTTGGAAGTAACGTCTTTGGTGAGGAGTTTGGCAGGGTTCTGGGTTAGGTCCTGATCTGTATTATCTCCAGGGGGAGGCACTAGAGGTGGGGCTGCTTGCAGAGGAGGTGCTGTAGCAGTAACAGTTAGATGAGGGGATGCTGATGGTGTTGTTGTCACTGGGGATGCAGAGCCGCTGTGAACCATGACGTCCTCCTTTGGCTCTTCAACCCCATCCCCAACACCCCCTCTCCACACTCCTGTACCCTCCTTCCCTGTTTGGTCCTGAATTTTACgtgttgtgttttaattttctcttccTTGGTCTTTACTCTGATGCTTCCTTTCAGGTATTCTTCTGTGAGGTTCTGTTGCTGTGCAGACAAGAAGTCGTTCTCAAGCCTTTCCCACCATAGAGGTAAGTGACTAGACAGCAGACTAGAACATGACACTTCTTGAGTTTTCCTCAGTGATGGGTAGACCCTGTATGGAATAGTAACACCACCATAATCTCCTAAATCTGGCAAGAAAAGacggaaacagagagaggacaaGAGTCAGTGAAAGAAATGTTAGCAAACTCTTCTCaatatacactgatcagccacaacattgaAACTGGTTATAGGTGAAGTTACATttatcatcttgttacaatgcaatggaTT is part of the Epinephelus moara isolate mb chromosome 10, YSFRI_EMoa_1.0, whole genome shotgun sequence genome and harbors:
- the LOC126396957 gene encoding uncharacterized protein LOC126396957, translating into MVHSGSASPVTTTPSASPHLTVTATAPPLQAAPPLVPPPGDNTDQDLTQNPAKLLTKDVTSNSDLTQPSTPTPADPEPTLVTTGKALTPDSTPASAWPSTHTPAAVQGPVNGRTSGRKRTPKACDCCGPNSTGHDVRTSGRGRGRGRARARGRGAIRDLGDTPKRKVDGQLTRVRCFDLTKEKVEEAEDEDDGHEKVQKTVVVADTLSQMSVAPSVRDSLQDGPIRNYVAPERKDVQKKEDMLEGTGGKGGGDCRNVEMILSGMAGRGALLLRGRGGSGGRGIIGATPASKFKIEGGIKRGGLGGVVISSKIDAPAPLVFVQKQGQNKDAKMDHGEWTDPSSVKSTFGNGDTVNLSDSEPADEEKDGDIIMSEMKNGLISIRGLSGPPSRSGSPHDLDSEMQVDKTPDQTDSVSVPVTLSNGNVTAPTNADHSSTLMEVETSHLVAPPFQGPITVNSVQHSWALRDHRLYCQPGTWEGMEEARGKEQSEKTNGQEMDGEKQDSESLEQLTEMIHEFLESFYMKYGSFIPLSETDVLEYLKKNGNSDLSNKGLDIKGEMTRYRAALASAPVAGFMVTYNKHTLSLEDLGTLEEQNWLNDQIINMYGELIMEATQHKVHFFNSFFHKQLVAKGYEGVKRWTKKVDLFSKWLLLFPIHLEIHWSLITVTMATKTISYYDSQGIVFRHTTDNIMKYLQSEAREKQQTAFLKGWKITIIKGIPQQKNDSDCGVFVLEYCRCLSVKQPLLFSQEDMPRIRKRIHKELCDCRLND